CGCCCGTCTTCCCTCCTTTGTTACGGATGGTGGTTTTCACGGAAACCTTGGCGCTATCTTCGCTAACCGTGTTGGTAGTAACGAATGTTCCCCACTGATCAACCGCTATTTTATTTACGGTTACCAGGCGCACGTGCCGGTAAATTCCGGATCCGGAATACCAGCGCGAATTGGGCTGCGTGGAATTATCAACCTTTACAGCGATAACATTTTTTTGTCCTCCGTATTTCAAATAAGGTGTTAGCTCGTATCGGAACGAGATATAACCATTAGGCCGGAAGCCAAGGTGATGGCCATTTACCCACACATCGCTTTTTTGATAAACGCCATCAAACTCTATGTAAGTCAATTTTCGTTTATTTGCGTCAGGCACAACAAAAGCTTTCCGGTACCAACCGATACCTCCGGGTAAGGCGCCCCCCTCGGGTTTGGCAGGATTGTCTTTACTGAACTTACCTTCAATACTCCAGTCGTGCGGCAAATTAAGTTTTCGCCATCCGGCATCATTGAAGCCTGCTAATTGAGCATTGGTAACATCACCTAAATTAAACAACCAGTTTTTATCAAAATTTGACACTTGTCTTCCCGGCTGGTTTTGCGCGTGAACAAATACAGCAGTCAGCAGAAAAATAGAAAACAGGAGATATGTGTACTTCATGTTAGTAGTTATAAAATTTTTATCGAAATAGCAGGAGGACACTTCTGCCCATTAAGTCAAATCTTCAGGAAAATCTTATTCCGGTACAAAAAGTAAAGCAGACTCAGCTGTATAAAAACTACAGATATGGCTGCCCATACCGGTTGCCAGCTTTGCGAAAGATGACTGATAATCCCGCCAAAAAAATAGTTGGCAGTATGCTGAAAATCTATTATCCCCTCCGACGCGAGGTAAATGACTATGGAATTTACACCGATAAGCACAAAAGGGAACGCCCATTTACGCCACCCGGCAACATCAATAATAAGATAAAATATTGAAAGGAATACACAACTCCAGCCCCCAACATACAATACGAACGAACTGCTCCATAAGCGTTTATTTATAGGGAAACCAAAATTCCATAACCAGCCGATACCGATAAGTAATAAGCCAGCCACAAATAGTCCGAAGCCTTTTTTCCGCATCGGCCAATCCCAGCGCTCTAACTTTAAAAACTGCCCCGCAAATATGCCTAACATAGCGGTGCCTATAGCAGGGATGGTAGATAGCACGCCCTCAGGATCGTGTACTTTATCATGCAGGCGGCCAGGTAGCAACAAGCGATCTATATAAGATTCGAGGCTCCCGTTCATAGTTAAAACACCTGCGCCA
The sequence above is a segment of the Mucilaginibacter celer genome. Coding sequences within it:
- a CDS encoding acyltransferase family protein translates to MNNLDKPVVRPEKSISKPARLLSLDALRGFDMFWIMSGERVIHALAKATGWPVFVWMSGQLHHTVWNGITFYDMIFPLFLFIAGVSMPYSLGSKAAKYGVAHPHLLPPNAKREIYISMIRRALILIFLGMVVNGLFKFNGYENTRFASVLGRIGLAWFFAGIIYLNCGIRGQAVWFGVLLLGYWAVMEWIPVPGYGAGVLTMNGSLESYIDRLLLPGRLHDKVHDPEGVLSTIPAIGTAMLGIFAGQFLKLERWDWPMRKKGFGLFVAGLLLIGIGWLWNFGFPINKRLWSSSFVLYVGGWSCVFLSIFYLIIDVAGWRKWAFPFVLIGVNSIVIYLASEGIIDFQHTANYFFGGIISHLSQSWQPVWAAISVVFIQLSLLYFLYRNKIFLKI